From the genome of Papaver somniferum cultivar HN1 unplaced genomic scaffold, ASM357369v1 unplaced-scaffold_75, whole genome shotgun sequence, one region includes:
- the LOC113344269 gene encoding uncharacterized protein LOC113344269 isoform X2 codes for MVFEVLKYRTIPPKSKQRRKIEDEAAEAELGVGNNESKQDKIDGVDYNESKQCKTDGVGELKRKKHLTQVQADEEVENETAEPCRMFMDDDEAERKKKKNTIAEGQIEPGSSWQPGLSAEQLNKTSGNIEQVIPAAQPESSVTSLENISRDPKEVESVLGERTFSGKFNSESDVKEGHMRTNKNCPRYGKDSEPQLKPTNNSNMRSPTLADQPMQVDHPEECGEAEAGNYESKQGQTDGVGELKMQKHLTQVQADEEVENETAEPCRMLMDDDEAEQKKKKNTIAEGRVESGSSRQPGSSAEQLNKANGNIEQVIPTAQPDSSVTLLENLSRDPRRWKVYLVKEPSLATSIQRVMLR; via the exons ATGGTCTTCGAGGTATTAAAATACAGAACCATCCCACCCAAGTCCAAGCAGAGAAGGAAAATAGAAGATGAAGCAGCAGAAGCAGAATTGGGGGTTGGCAACAATGAATCTAAACAAGACAAAATCGATGGGGTTGACTACAATGAATCTAAACAATGCAAAACTGATGGGGTTGGAGAACTTAAAAGGAAGAAGCATCTAACCCAAGTCCAAGCAGACGAGGAAGTCGAAAATGAAACAGCAGAACCATGCAGGATGTTCATGGATG ATGATGAAGCTGAgcggaaaaagaagaaaaacacaaTAGCTGAAGGGCAGATTGAGCCAGGATCGAGTTGGCAGCCAGGCTTAAGTGCTGAACAGCTCAATAAAACTAGTGGCAATATCGAACAAGTCATTCCTGCAGCCCAGCCTGAGAGTTCAGTCACGTCGCTGGAGAACATTAGTCGTGATCCAAAGGAG GTGGAAAGTGTACTTGGTGAAAGAACCTTCTCTGGGAAGTTCAACTCAGAGAGTGATGTTAAG GAGGGACACATGAGGACCAACAAGAACTGTCCTAGGTATGGAAAAGATTCAGAGCCACAGTTAAAGCCTACCAACAATTCTAACATGCGTTCACCTACTTTGGCCGATCAACCGATGCAAGTAGATCATCCAGAAGAATGCGGGGAAGCTGAGGCGGGCAACTATGAATCTAAACAAGGCCAAACTGATGGGGTTGGAGAACTTAAAATGCAGAAGCATCTAACCCAAGTCCAAGCAGATGAGGAGGTCGAAAATGAAACGGCAGAACCGTGCAGGATGCTCATGGATG ATGATGAGGCTGagcagaaaaagaagaaaaacacaaTAGCTGAAGGGCGGGTTGAGTCAGGATCGAGTCGGCAGCCAGGCTCAAGTGCTGAACAGCTCAATAAAGCTAATGGCAATATCGAACAAGTCATTCCTACGGCCCAGCCTGATAGTTCAGTCACGTTACTGGAGAACTTAAGTCGTGATCCAAGGAG GTGGAAAGTGTACTTGGTGAAAGAACCTTCTCTGGCAACTTCAATTCAAAGAGTGATGTTAAG GTAA
- the LOC113344269 gene encoding transcription initiation factor TFIID subunit 1-like isoform X1 translates to MVFEVLKYRTIPPKSKQRRKIEDEAAEAELGVGNNESKQDKIDGVDYNESKQCKTDGVGELKRKKHLTQVQADEEVENETAEPCRMFMDDDEAERKKKKNTIAEGQIEPGSSWQPGLSAEQLNKTSGNIEQVIPAAQPESSVTSLENISRDPKEVESVLGERTFSGKFNSESDVKVTLSATKNFRERFVCGACGQEGHMRTNKNCPRYGKDSEPQLKPTNNSNMRSPTLADQPMQVDHPEECGEAEAGNYESKQGQTDGVGELKMQKHLTQVQADEEVENETAEPCRMLMDDDEAEQKKKKNTIAEGRVESGSSRQPGSSAEQLNKANGNIEQVIPTAQPDSSVTLLENLSRDPRRWKVYLVKEPSLATSIQRVMLR, encoded by the exons ATGGTCTTCGAGGTATTAAAATACAGAACCATCCCACCCAAGTCCAAGCAGAGAAGGAAAATAGAAGATGAAGCAGCAGAAGCAGAATTGGGGGTTGGCAACAATGAATCTAAACAAGACAAAATCGATGGGGTTGACTACAATGAATCTAAACAATGCAAAACTGATGGGGTTGGAGAACTTAAAAGGAAGAAGCATCTAACCCAAGTCCAAGCAGACGAGGAAGTCGAAAATGAAACAGCAGAACCATGCAGGATGTTCATGGATG ATGATGAAGCTGAgcggaaaaagaagaaaaacacaaTAGCTGAAGGGCAGATTGAGCCAGGATCGAGTTGGCAGCCAGGCTTAAGTGCTGAACAGCTCAATAAAACTAGTGGCAATATCGAACAAGTCATTCCTGCAGCCCAGCCTGAGAGTTCAGTCACGTCGCTGGAGAACATTAGTCGTGATCCAAAGGAG GTGGAAAGTGTACTTGGTGAAAGAACCTTCTCTGGGAAGTTCAACTCAGAGAGTGATGTTAAG GTAACGCTCTCAGCAACAAAAAATTTCCGGGAACGTTTTGTATGTGGGGCTTGTGGTCAG GAGGGACACATGAGGACCAACAAGAACTGTCCTAGGTATGGAAAAGATTCAGAGCCACAGTTAAAGCCTACCAACAATTCTAACATGCGTTCACCTACTTTGGCCGATCAACCGATGCAAGTAGATCATCCAGAAGAATGCGGGGAAGCTGAGGCGGGCAACTATGAATCTAAACAAGGCCAAACTGATGGGGTTGGAGAACTTAAAATGCAGAAGCATCTAACCCAAGTCCAAGCAGATGAGGAGGTCGAAAATGAAACGGCAGAACCGTGCAGGATGCTCATGGATG ATGATGAGGCTGagcagaaaaagaagaaaaacacaaTAGCTGAAGGGCGGGTTGAGTCAGGATCGAGTCGGCAGCCAGGCTCAAGTGCTGAACAGCTCAATAAAGCTAATGGCAATATCGAACAAGTCATTCCTACGGCCCAGCCTGATAGTTCAGTCACGTTACTGGAGAACTTAAGTCGTGATCCAAGGAG GTGGAAAGTGTACTTGGTGAAAGAACCTTCTCTGGCAACTTCAATTCAAAGAGTGATGTTAAG GTAA
- the LOC113344269 gene encoding transcription initiation factor TFIID subunit 1-like isoform X3, whose translation MVFEVLKYRTIPPKSKQRRKIEDEAAEAELGVGNNESKQDKIDGVDYNESKQCKTDGVGELKRKKHLTQVQADEEVENETAEPCRMFMDDDEAERKKKKNTIAEGQIEPGSSWQPGLSAEQLNKTSGNIEQVIPAAQPESSVTSLENISRDPKEVESVLGERTFSGKFNSESDVKVTLSATKNFRERFVCGACGQEGHMKTNMNCPRFFQDFVCGTCGQEGHMKTSRNCPRYGEDFVCSACGEVGHMKSSKNCPRCVKDADAQVESSGAERISGKRKSRNSTAPVKRNLSVNCIKDMQEIVKRYINGRRQFNASRNVDK comes from the exons ATGGTCTTCGAGGTATTAAAATACAGAACCATCCCACCCAAGTCCAAGCAGAGAAGGAAAATAGAAGATGAAGCAGCAGAAGCAGAATTGGGGGTTGGCAACAATGAATCTAAACAAGACAAAATCGATGGGGTTGACTACAATGAATCTAAACAATGCAAAACTGATGGGGTTGGAGAACTTAAAAGGAAGAAGCATCTAACCCAAGTCCAAGCAGACGAGGAAGTCGAAAATGAAACAGCAGAACCATGCAGGATGTTCATGGATG ATGATGAAGCTGAgcggaaaaagaagaaaaacacaaTAGCTGAAGGGCAGATTGAGCCAGGATCGAGTTGGCAGCCAGGCTTAAGTGCTGAACAGCTCAATAAAACTAGTGGCAATATCGAACAAGTCATTCCTGCAGCCCAGCCTGAGAGTTCAGTCACGTCGCTGGAGAACATTAGTCGTGATCCAAAGGAG GTGGAAAGTGTACTTGGTGAAAGAACCTTCTCTGGGAAGTTCAACTCAGAGAGTGATGTTAAG GTAACGCTCTCAGCAACAAAAAATTTCCGGGAACGTTTTGTATGTGGGGCTTGTGGTCAG GAGGGACACATGAAGACCAACATGAATTGTCCTAGGTTCTTCCAAGATTTTGTATGTGGGACATGTGGTCAG GAGGGACACATGAAGACCAGCAGGAACTGTCCTAGGTACGGAGAAGATTTTGTATGCAGCGCATGTGGTGAG GTGGGTCACATGAAGTCCAGCAAGAACTGTCCTAGGTGTGTGAAAGATGCAGATGCACAGGTTGAAAGCTCTGGCGCGGAAAGGATATCCGGGAAACGTAAGAGTCGCAATTCCACTGCCCCAGTAAAGAGAAATCTGAGTGTAAATTGTATAAAAGATATGCAAGAAATTGTAAAAAGATACATCAATGGAAGAAGACAGTTTAATGCAAGTAGAAATGTTGATAAATAA